A genomic segment from Chitinophaga flava encodes:
- a CDS encoding amino acid permease produces the protein MKQFYKKPLSWLLQESGEEGSHSLKRSLSGFQLVMLGLGVIIGAGLFSLTGLAAGNNAGPAVTLSFIVAAIGCAFAGLCYAEFASMIPVAGSAYTYAYTTMGEIFAWIIGWDLVLEFSVGAATVSISWSNYLVEFLSGYGIYLPPRLVHSPFETITLPGGEVVHGLFNLPAALVVILMSYILMRGTKGSAIWNAVVVSLKVGVVLVFIALGWKYVQPANLVPYIPKNTGEFGHFGWSGILRGAGVVFFVFLGFDIVSTAAQETKNPKRNMPIGILGSLAICTVLFIVFSHVMTGLAPYTEFKNSGAPVSVAIAHTPYKWLGQMVVLAIIIGYTSVIMVDLWGQSRVFYAMSKDGLLPKVFSEIHPRFRTPWKSNILFCVFISLFAALVPIKVVGEMTSIGTLLAFVIVCAGVWIMRYTMPDAPRSFKTPWVPFVPIMGILTCLGMMVFLPLDTWLRLIIWMAVGMVIYYCYGRKHSRVRRTTEAGH, from the coding sequence ATGAAACAATTTTACAAAAAACCGTTGTCCTGGCTACTACAGGAATCAGGCGAGGAGGGGAGTCATAGTCTCAAACGCTCCCTGAGCGGGTTTCAGCTCGTCATGCTGGGATTGGGCGTAATCATTGGTGCAGGTCTGTTTTCATTGACAGGGCTGGCCGCGGGCAACAACGCAGGTCCTGCTGTTACTTTGTCCTTTATAGTAGCAGCCATCGGTTGTGCCTTTGCCGGTTTGTGTTATGCAGAATTTGCTTCCATGATCCCGGTGGCAGGGAGTGCCTATACATATGCCTATACCACCATGGGAGAAATATTTGCCTGGATCATAGGCTGGGACCTGGTACTGGAGTTTTCCGTAGGGGCAGCCACAGTATCTATCAGCTGGTCTAATTACCTCGTTGAATTCCTTTCCGGATATGGTATTTATCTGCCACCACGGCTGGTACATTCTCCTTTTGAAACAATTACGCTGCCGGGTGGAGAAGTTGTACATGGCCTGTTTAACCTTCCGGCGGCATTAGTCGTGATACTAATGTCCTACATCCTGATGCGCGGTACTAAAGGTTCTGCTATCTGGAATGCAGTGGTGGTATCGCTGAAAGTAGGCGTGGTATTGGTATTCATTGCCCTGGGATGGAAATATGTGCAGCCCGCCAACCTGGTACCTTATATCCCTAAAAACACCGGTGAGTTCGGGCATTTCGGATGGTCCGGCATACTTCGGGGCGCAGGCGTAGTGTTCTTCGTATTTCTGGGCTTTGACATTGTGAGTACGGCTGCACAGGAAACCAAAAATCCGAAGCGCAACATGCCCATCGGCATACTAGGCTCTCTCGCCATCTGTACAGTATTGTTTATTGTTTTCTCCCATGTGATGACGGGCCTCGCACCTTACACTGAGTTTAAAAACAGTGGTGCGCCGGTATCCGTCGCTATTGCCCATACACCTTACAAGTGGCTCGGACAGATGGTGGTACTTGCTATCATCATTGGTTATACTTCTGTAATCATGGTAGACCTCTGGGGACAATCACGCGTGTTTTACGCGATGTCTAAAGACGGTCTGCTGCCGAAAGTATTTTCGGAGATACATCCCCGTTTCCGTACACCATGGAAGTCTAATATTCTCTTCTGTGTGTTTATCAGTTTGTTTGCTGCACTGGTACCTATTAAGGTAGTGGGAGAGATGACCAGCATCGGTACACTGCTGGCTTTTGTGATTGTATGTGCTGGTGTGTGGATCATGCGTTATACCATGCCGGATGCACCCCGTTCTTTTAAAACGCCCTGGGTACCATTTGTTCCGATTATGGGTATACTCACCTGTTTGGGAATGATGGTATTCCTTCCGTTGGATACCTGGCTGAGGCTTATCATCTGGATGGCTGTGGGAATGGTCATCTACTACTGCTATGGCAGGAAACATAGCCGGGTGAGACGAACCACAGAGGCCGGTCATTAA
- a CDS encoding GNAT family N-acetyltransferase, whose protein sequence is MLEVPVNEDIYLRQLQLQDAPLVYKQLDASRKNLRKFLPWVDYNTNEEHSIRFIQMMQRKAEEQEAVALGIWYKEQLCGVMDLHGWDHQLQKAEIGYWVAESFQGKGIATAACRALITYAFKKLRLNKIEIRFVLQNERSGQIPIKLGFTREGILRHNAKLHGQFVDMVVMGVLRKDWKF, encoded by the coding sequence ATGTTAGAGGTACCCGTTAATGAAGATATATACCTGCGGCAACTACAGTTGCAGGATGCGCCCCTGGTGTACAAGCAGCTGGATGCTTCCCGTAAAAATCTTCGCAAATTCCTGCCATGGGTGGATTATAACACCAATGAGGAGCATAGTATACGTTTCATTCAGATGATGCAGCGAAAGGCAGAAGAACAGGAAGCAGTAGCATTGGGTATCTGGTACAAGGAGCAGTTATGTGGTGTGATGGACCTGCACGGATGGGATCATCAGCTTCAGAAAGCGGAAATAGGCTACTGGGTGGCGGAGTCATTTCAGGGCAAAGGCATTGCTACTGCGGCCTGCAGGGCACTGATCACCTATGCTTTCAAAAAATTACGACTCAATAAAATAGAAATCCGTTTTGTGCTGCAGAACGAACGCAGCGGGCAAATCCCCATCAAGCTGGGATTTACCCGCGAAGGTATTCTCCGGCACAACGCCAAACTACATGGTCAGTTTGTAGACATGGTAGTGATGGGCGTATTGCGCAAAGACTGGAAGTTTTAA
- the mqnC gene encoding cyclic dehypoxanthinyl futalosine synthase — protein MELQDLYQKAQQFEFLTAEEGVFMFENAPLAELMHIANELRKQQVPHGKVTWQIDRNVNTTNVCTANCKFCNFYRIPGHAEAYITDIEEYKRKIDETLKFGGDQLLLQGGHHPELGLSFYTNLFSELKKLYPTLRLHTLGPPEVAHITKLEKSTHIEVLRALQEAGMDSLPGAGAEILNDRVRRLISKGKCGAQEWLDVMRAAHKLNIASSATMMFGHVETVLERFEHLVDIRQVQSEKPEGHYGFTAFIPWTFQDVDTLLARIRGVHNMTTSEEYIRMIAMSRIMLPNIKNIQASWLTVGKQVAQLCLHAGANDFGSIMIEENVVSAAGAPHRFTYRSMQEAIKEAGFEPQLRNQLYQFREIPANIEEQIINY, from the coding sequence ATGGAACTTCAGGATTTATACCAAAAGGCACAGCAGTTTGAGTTTCTGACAGCAGAAGAAGGTGTATTCATGTTCGAAAATGCACCGCTGGCAGAATTGATGCACATTGCCAACGAGTTACGCAAGCAACAGGTGCCGCATGGAAAGGTGACCTGGCAGATAGACAGAAACGTGAACACTACCAACGTGTGCACAGCCAACTGTAAGTTTTGTAATTTTTACCGCATACCCGGCCACGCCGAAGCATATATTACCGATATAGAGGAGTATAAACGCAAGATCGATGAAACCCTGAAATTTGGCGGCGACCAGCTGCTGTTGCAAGGTGGTCACCATCCTGAGCTGGGGCTTAGCTTTTATACCAACCTGTTCAGTGAACTGAAAAAACTGTACCCTACCCTGCGTCTGCACACGCTGGGCCCCCCGGAAGTAGCACACATCACCAAACTGGAAAAAAGCACCCATATCGAAGTGCTGCGTGCCCTCCAGGAAGCCGGTATGGACAGCCTTCCCGGAGCAGGCGCCGAAATCCTGAACGACCGTGTGCGCAGGCTGATCTCCAAAGGCAAATGTGGCGCCCAGGAATGGCTCGACGTGATGCGTGCAGCCCATAAGCTGAATATCGCTTCCTCTGCCACCATGATGTTTGGCCACGTAGAAACAGTACTGGAGCGTTTTGAGCACCTGGTAGACATCCGTCAGGTACAAAGCGAAAAACCGGAAGGTCACTACGGTTTCACCGCCTTTATCCCCTGGACATTCCAGGATGTAGATACCCTGCTGGCAAGAATCCGCGGTGTACATAACATGACCACTTCAGAAGAATATATCCGCATGATCGCTATGAGCCGTATCATGCTGCCTAATATCAAAAATATCCAGGCCTCCTGGCTCACCGTAGGTAAACAGGTTGCACAACTTTGTTTGCATGCAGGCGCCAACGACTTCGGTTCCATCATGATCGAAGAAAACGTGGTAAGCGCTGCCGGTGCACCTCACCGCTTCACCTACCGCTCTATGCAGGAAGCTATCAAAGAAGCCGGTTTTGAACCACAGCTGCGCAACCAGTTGTATCAATTCAGAGAGATACCTGCCAATATTGAAGAGCAGATAATCAATTACTAA
- a CDS encoding aspartyl protease family protein, translated as MLLTIAATVAFSQPVLAGNATSEHDSTLASMPVARFKFKQYYGGVVVISGLLDNLPDTLQFILDTGSAGISLDTATCIRLGIQLTPTDKVVKGLGAAKIVSFAMNRTLRLPGLTIDSLDFHVNDYELISQVYGIQVDGIIGYSFLSRYIVTVDYDTEEIIVYSKGRYNYPKGGQLLRPSLTQIPLITAPMRSNKRTVNNRYYFDTGAGMCLLISTQFVKDSALLSNHRKSRKIIQTEAQGLGGKMQMSLTTIPEFRVGSYSFRNVPTYIFDDKTNVTAYPFLGGMIGNDLLRRFNITLNYAKKEIYLMPNTHFKDMFDYSYTGLIIYLIDGRVEVTDIIKGSPAEKAGFRKGDIILAINNNLGANLQLFREMLKNIGTRATMLVARDKELLIKKLPIKSIL; from the coding sequence ATGCTGCTCACTATCGCAGCTACCGTTGCTTTCTCTCAGCCGGTACTTGCCGGAAATGCCACCTCTGAGCATGATAGTACCCTCGCCTCTATGCCAGTCGCCCGCTTTAAATTCAAGCAATATTATGGTGGCGTTGTAGTTATTTCAGGTCTGCTTGATAACCTGCCGGATACCCTGCAGTTTATCCTCGATACCGGCAGCGCCGGCATATCGCTGGACACGGCCACCTGTATACGACTGGGTATCCAGCTAACGCCTACCGACAAGGTAGTGAAAGGACTGGGAGCCGCCAAAATCGTGTCTTTTGCCATGAACCGAACCCTCAGACTACCCGGCCTTACCATCGACAGCCTTGACTTTCACGTTAACGACTATGAGCTGATCAGCCAGGTGTACGGGATACAGGTAGATGGTATCATCGGATACAGTTTTCTGAGCCGGTATATTGTCACCGTAGATTATGACACAGAAGAAATCATCGTTTACTCCAAAGGGCGTTATAACTATCCCAAAGGTGGGCAACTGCTAAGACCCTCCCTCACACAAATACCGCTGATTACAGCCCCCATGAGGAGTAACAAAAGAACTGTCAACAACCGCTATTATTTTGATACCGGTGCCGGTATGTGCCTCCTGATTTCCACACAGTTTGTGAAAGACAGCGCCCTGCTCAGCAATCACCGCAAAAGCAGGAAGATCATCCAGACAGAAGCCCAGGGCCTCGGCGGCAAAATGCAGATGTCGCTCACCACAATACCGGAGTTCCGTGTTGGCAGCTATTCCTTCCGCAATGTGCCGACTTATATCTTCGATGATAAAACTAACGTCACCGCCTATCCGTTTCTCGGCGGCATGATCGGCAACGACTTGCTACGCCGGTTTAATATCACACTCAACTACGCCAAAAAGGAAATATACCTGATGCCCAACACCCACTTCAAAGACATGTTTGATTATTCCTATACAGGGCTGATCATCTATCTTATCGATGGAAGGGTGGAAGTTACCGACATCATCAAAGGATCACCTGCCGAAAAAGCCGGTTTCCGCAAAGGGGATATCATCCTGGCTATCAACAACAACCTGGGTGCTAACCTGCAGCTCTTCCGCGAAATGCTTAAAAATATCGGCACCAGAGCCACCATGCTTGTTGCCAGGGATAAAGAACTGTTAATTAAAAAGTTGCCAATAAAAAGCATTCTTTAG
- a CDS encoding aspartyl protease family protein: MWRFLGTVVIISFNTFMPAFAQRRNTTPAEDNTKPAAVIPFRMVDKHVVIPVMLSGSTDTLHFVFDTGAEVTILHEHVAQKMRINSGHQSFMSGTNNAMIKTLVVTLNALYLKELRIPYVKAYLENLNDIGQIDGVIGVDLLKLYIVKIDYRQQQLVLYRNGKTPIGNTGRLLHFQLNYTTPVVDAAIQLPDGRNLPGHYHITTGGDYGILFNWPYVDSNRINSLPTINTDRVQDMVRVLYYINSSIPSMQLGGKSIPNVPVSYSKDINDVGVFTEIAGSIGYDIWKQFTVVINYSKKELYIE; the protein is encoded by the coding sequence ATGTGGCGTTTTCTAGGAACCGTAGTAATCATATCCTTTAACACCTTCATGCCTGCTTTTGCACAACGAAGAAACACAACACCGGCAGAAGATAATACCAAACCGGCGGCTGTTATTCCTTTTCGCATGGTAGACAAACATGTAGTTATTCCTGTAATGCTGTCCGGTAGTACAGACACCCTTCATTTTGTGTTTGATACCGGCGCGGAAGTCACCATCCTGCATGAGCATGTGGCGCAGAAGATGCGTATCAACAGCGGACATCAATCCTTCATGAGCGGTACCAACAACGCCATGATCAAAACCCTGGTGGTAACACTCAATGCATTATACCTGAAAGAGTTGCGCATTCCCTATGTGAAGGCTTACCTCGAAAATCTCAACGATATCGGACAGATAGATGGTGTGATCGGAGTAGATCTGCTTAAACTCTACATCGTTAAAATTGATTACCGGCAACAACAGCTGGTACTGTACCGTAACGGCAAAACGCCCATAGGCAATACCGGCCGCCTGCTGCATTTTCAGCTCAACTACACCACTCCTGTAGTAGATGCAGCCATCCAGCTACCAGATGGGCGGAATCTTCCCGGTCATTATCATATCACTACCGGCGGCGATTACGGCATCCTGTTTAACTGGCCTTATGTAGACTCCAACCGGATCAACAGTCTGCCTACTATCAACACAGACCGGGTACAGGATATGGTCAGGGTACTTTACTATATCAACAGCAGCATACCTTCCATGCAACTGGGCGGCAAAAGCATTCCCAATGTGCCTGTCAGCTATAGTAAAGACATTAACGATGTTGGTGTATTCACGGAAATAGCCGGCTCTATTGGTTATGATATCTGGAAACAGTTTACCGTTGTCATCAACTATTCAAAAAAAGAGTTGTACATCGAATGA
- a CDS encoding M16 family metallopeptidase, whose translation MIHYNKFTLANGLRVVVHEDHSTPMAVLNVLYDVGARDENPEQTGFAHLFEHLMFGGSVNIPEYDEPLQMAGGENNAYTTSDLTNYYIQLPAENIETAFWLESDRMLSLAFSEKSLDVQRKVVSEEFKEHYINKPYGDVWHKMRELAFSTHPYRWMTIGKELSHIENAKLEDVKAFFFRFYRPVNAILSVAGNVTVEQVKTLAEKWFGDIPSGEKYNRNLPVEPAQAEAHKLEVKTNVPLDALYKCYHMYPRADKRYYAADLITDILGGGSSSRLHQVLVKEKKLFSNIDCYHFGSLDAGLLTIEGKLVKGVKMKDAEKAIQVELEKLQNEIISDRELQKVKNRVESLLAFEDMSLLNRANNLAFYELLGDASLMNKEFENYEVVTTADIHREAKLLFDEKNANTIYYYAEN comes from the coding sequence ATGATTCATTATAATAAATTTACGTTGGCTAATGGGCTGCGGGTCGTTGTTCACGAAGACCACTCCACACCTATGGCCGTATTAAACGTATTGTACGACGTAGGAGCCAGAGACGAAAACCCGGAACAGACCGGTTTTGCCCATTTGTTTGAACACCTGATGTTTGGCGGATCTGTTAATATTCCCGAATATGATGAGCCACTGCAAATGGCAGGAGGGGAGAACAACGCCTACACTACAAGCGATCTTACCAACTACTATATCCAGCTGCCGGCTGAAAACATTGAGACTGCTTTCTGGCTGGAAAGTGACCGTATGTTATCACTGGCCTTCAGCGAAAAAAGCCTGGACGTTCAGCGGAAAGTAGTGTCAGAAGAGTTTAAGGAACACTATATCAACAAGCCCTATGGCGACGTATGGCATAAGATGCGTGAACTGGCATTTTCCACGCACCCTTATCGCTGGATGACCATCGGCAAAGAACTTTCCCATATCGAGAATGCCAAACTGGAAGATGTGAAAGCCTTCTTCTTCCGGTTTTACCGTCCTGTTAATGCGATCCTTTCCGTAGCCGGCAATGTGACCGTAGAACAGGTAAAAACACTGGCAGAGAAATGGTTTGGTGATATCCCTTCCGGAGAAAAATATAATCGTAACCTGCCGGTAGAACCAGCACAGGCGGAAGCACACAAACTGGAGGTAAAAACCAATGTTCCATTGGATGCACTCTACAAATGTTATCATATGTATCCCCGGGCAGACAAACGTTATTATGCGGCCGACCTGATCACAGATATCCTTGGTGGTGGCAGCTCTTCCCGTCTGCATCAGGTACTGGTGAAAGAGAAAAAGTTATTCAGTAATATTGACTGCTATCATTTCGGTAGCCTCGATGCCGGTTTGCTGACCATTGAAGGTAAACTGGTGAAAGGCGTTAAGATGAAAGATGCAGAGAAAGCCATTCAGGTGGAACTGGAGAAATTGCAGAACGAAATTATTTCAGACCGGGAATTACAGAAAGTGAAAAACCGTGTGGAAAGCCTGCTAGCATTTGAAGATATGAGCCTGCTCAATCGTGCCAACAACCTGGCCTTTTATGAGCTTTTGGGAGATGCCAGCCTGATGAACAAAGAATTTGAAAACTACGAAGTCGTAACAACCGCCGATATTCACAGAGAAGCCAAACTGCTCTTTGATGAAAAGAATGCCAACACGATTTATTATTACGCCGAAAACTAG
- a CDS encoding M16 family metallopeptidase, whose protein sequence is MNRTIPPSIKDAVEFDIALKPYELFKLDNGIPVYALRSEEQETLQLELVFPAGSWYESESLEATATNFLMKNGTSKHTALEINETIDYHGAYLNRNAYHENATFTLHCLSKHTEVLLPVLQEVILDPIFPEEELQLYKQNQKQKLAVNLQKCDFVANRFIDKYLFGEFHPYGRVSSMMAYDALQSETLRAFYQKHYTYNNCRIFVAGNMPANMIELLNKYFGSSQWNGQSSLTKLDLPIQPAEEKKFRIFNDENGVQGAVRVARPFPNRYHPDFPKMLVLNTILGGYFGSRLMSNIREEKGYTYGIYSQLYNFRQVSAINIQTEAGRDVCEATIEEVYKELQTLQNEIIPQEELDLVRNYMVGSILGDLDGTFQVIQRWKNLILNDLDENYFYNNIKTIKTITAEELQQLAKQYFSPADFYELVVI, encoded by the coding sequence ATGAACAGAACAATTCCTCCTTCCATTAAAGATGCAGTGGAGTTTGATATAGCGCTGAAGCCTTACGAACTATTTAAGCTGGACAACGGTATTCCCGTCTATGCCCTCAGATCGGAAGAGCAGGAAACACTGCAGCTGGAACTGGTATTTCCAGCAGGTTCCTGGTACGAAAGTGAAAGCCTGGAAGCCACGGCTACCAACTTTCTCATGAAAAACGGTACCAGTAAGCATACTGCCCTGGAGATCAACGAAACCATCGACTATCATGGCGCATACCTGAACCGTAATGCCTACCATGAAAACGCTACGTTTACGCTGCACTGCCTCTCCAAACATACAGAGGTACTGCTGCCTGTACTGCAGGAGGTCATCCTTGATCCTATCTTCCCGGAAGAAGAACTACAGCTCTATAAACAGAATCAGAAACAGAAGCTGGCTGTCAACCTGCAGAAATGCGATTTTGTGGCCAATCGTTTCATCGATAAATACCTGTTTGGTGAATTCCATCCCTATGGCCGTGTCAGCAGCATGATGGCTTATGATGCCCTGCAATCTGAAACATTGCGGGCCTTCTATCAGAAGCATTATACGTATAATAACTGCCGCATCTTTGTTGCCGGTAATATGCCTGCCAACATGATCGAATTGCTGAATAAATACTTCGGCAGCAGCCAATGGAACGGCCAATCCAGTCTGACCAAACTGGACCTGCCGATACAACCGGCAGAAGAAAAAAAATTCCGCATCTTCAACGATGAAAACGGGGTACAGGGTGCCGTTCGCGTAGCACGCCCTTTCCCTAACCGCTATCATCCCGACTTCCCTAAAATGCTGGTACTCAACACCATTCTGGGAGGATACTTCGGCTCCAGACTGATGAGCAACATCCGGGAAGAAAAAGGGTATACTTACGGTATCTATTCCCAGCTCTATAACTTCAGACAGGTAAGTGCCATCAATATCCAGACAGAAGCCGGAAGAGATGTGTGTGAAGCCACTATCGAAGAAGTGTACAAGGAGTTGCAAACCCTGCAAAACGAAATAATACCCCAGGAAGAACTGGACCTCGTGCGCAACTATATGGTTGGTTCCATCCTCGGTGACCTGGACGGTACCTTCCAGGTGATACAACGCTGGAAAAACCTGATCCTCAATGATCTGGACGAAAACTATTTCTACAATAACATTAAAACCATCAAAACCATCACTGCTGAAGAATTGCAGCAACTGGCAAAACAATATTTTTCGCCCGCTGATTTCTACGAACTAGTGGTGATCTGA
- a CDS encoding lysozyme inhibitor LprI family protein yields the protein MKSLFIALLLMAGSIAGVAQTQAEMNKQAGQEYKDADKKLNTIYQEILKKYTANKTFINNFKEAQRLWVQLRDAQLKAMYPESAKSYGSMFPACKSNYLTELTNQRTEALRVWLNGLPPGETCTGSVGATQ from the coding sequence ATGAAATCACTCTTTATTGCGCTGTTATTAATGGCCGGCAGCATTGCTGGTGTTGCGCAAACACAGGCAGAGATGAACAAACAGGCCGGACAGGAATACAAAGACGCTGATAAAAAACTGAATACGATATACCAGGAGATCCTGAAAAAATATACGGCCAACAAAACCTTCATCAACAATTTTAAAGAAGCACAAAGACTGTGGGTACAGCTTCGCGATGCGCAACTGAAAGCGATGTATCCTGAATCTGCCAAAAGTTATGGTAGCATGTTCCCGGCATGTAAATCCAATTATCTGACGGAGCTGACCAACCAGCGGACCGAAGCCCTCCGGGTGTGGCTGAACGGACTTCCTCCCGGCGAAACCTGCACCGGGTCTGTGGGAGCAACGCAGTAA
- a CDS encoding lysozyme inhibitor LprI family protein, whose amino-acid sequence MRNLILILAVFLCSNAYAQSRQTALDSLEIRYQQCLSKGSNSYSCALVYYKQLDSLLHSTLQRLYTQIDPGRLRALQTEQGAWEEKREEYFRKIDERVEKMHKSTMNGLDDDMISTDNKAAYVKDRVTALLDMQI is encoded by the coding sequence ATGCGAAACCTTATCCTTATACTGGCGGTATTTCTGTGTAGTAATGCATATGCCCAGTCGCGCCAAACGGCCCTGGACTCACTGGAAATCCGTTATCAGCAATGCCTGTCTAAAGGCAGTAATAGTTACAGCTGTGCGCTTGTTTATTACAAGCAGCTCGACAGCCTTTTGCACAGTACCCTTCAGCGTCTTTATACCCAGATCGATCCGGGCAGGCTACGTGCCCTGCAAACCGAGCAGGGAGCATGGGAAGAGAAGCGGGAAGAATATTTCCGTAAGATAGATGAACGGGTAGAAAAGATGCATAAAAGCACCATGAACGGGCTTGATGATGACATGATCTCCACTGACAACAAAGCTGCCTATGTAAAAGACAGGGTTACGGCCCTTCTTGATATGCAGATTTAG
- a CDS encoding formimidoylglutamase produces the protein MADFSHLQDFLQPVSKAFLNDDLEYDAFQIGGVIDAYEEDHHPDLDAADVVLLGVGEERGSATGKTGTQGPDAIRREFFRLYNWHRDIKLADVGNLRSGAFLADAYAAMKTVVSELVQANKTVIILGGSHDLTYPQYKAYAAHQLIIEATVADALIDLQEESSLRSERFLMDILTEQPNYLRHYNHLGFQSYFVHPRMLETLDKLRFDCYRLGRIRENIEEAEPVLRHSDMFSLDINIIRHTDAPANHLSPNGFSGEEACSLTRYAGMSSRLSSFGIYGYRPEKDKEQLTARQIAQMMWYFMDGRSVKNKEALLEDRDSFWEFHIAFSDIETVFLKSKRTGRWWMQLPDQEFVPCAYNDYLLASNNEMPERWLRHQERM, from the coding sequence ATGGCAGATTTTTCGCACCTGCAGGATTTTTTGCAACCTGTTTCCAAAGCATTTCTGAATGATGATCTGGAATATGATGCATTCCAGATAGGAGGTGTTATTGATGCTTATGAAGAAGACCATCATCCGGACCTGGATGCTGCTGATGTCGTATTGCTGGGTGTAGGAGAAGAAAGAGGCAGCGCCACCGGCAAAACCGGTACCCAAGGCCCCGATGCCATACGCCGGGAATTTTTCCGCCTGTACAACTGGCACCGTGATATCAAACTGGCTGATGTCGGAAACCTCCGCTCCGGCGCTTTCCTCGCAGATGCCTATGCCGCCATGAAAACAGTGGTTAGTGAATTGGTACAGGCTAATAAAACCGTTATTATACTGGGTGGCTCACATGATCTTACCTATCCCCAATATAAGGCCTATGCGGCTCATCAGCTGATTATTGAAGCTACGGTAGCCGATGCACTTATCGATCTGCAGGAAGAGTCTTCTCTGCGCAGCGAACGGTTCCTGATGGACATTCTTACCGAACAGCCTAACTATCTCCGTCATTATAATCATCTTGGTTTCCAGAGTTATTTCGTACATCCGCGTATGTTAGAAACACTCGACAAACTGCGTTTCGACTGTTACCGCCTCGGCCGTATCCGGGAGAACATAGAAGAAGCAGAACCCGTGTTACGTCATTCCGATATGTTCAGCCTCGATATCAATATTATCAGGCATACAGATGCACCAGCCAACCACCTCTCTCCCAACGGCTTCAGTGGCGAAGAGGCTTGTTCTCTCACCCGTTATGCCGGTATGAGCAGCCGCCTGTCTTCCTTCGGTATCTATGGTTATCGCCCCGAGAAAGACAAAGAACAGCTGACTGCACGGCAGATTGCGCAGATGATGTGGTACTTTATGGACGGACGTTCTGTGAAAAATAAAGAAGCACTCCTCGAAGACCGGGACTCCTTCTGGGAATTTCATATAGCCTTCTCCGATATAGAAACCGTATTCCTGAAAAGCAAACGTACCGGCCGTTGGTGGATGCAACTACCCGATCAGGAGTTTGTTCCCTGTGCTTACAACGATTACCTGCTGGCCAGCAACAATGAAATGCCGGAACGCTGGTTGCGCCATCAGGAAAGAATGTAG